In the Theobroma cacao cultivar B97-61/B2 chromosome 1, Criollo_cocoa_genome_V2, whole genome shotgun sequence genome, one interval contains:
- the LOC18612020 gene encoding acyl-coenzyme A thioesterase 13, whose protein sequence is MDLETVKKYLEKGGGDNDDENAPTIHGFPSRFFENFIMQGLRVDLIEKGHLLCSMKVPPRLLNAGNFLHGGATASLVDMIGSGVLYTYGVSSSGVSVEINVTYLDSAYVDEEIEIEARALRVGKTVAVVSVEFRKKETGKIVAQGRHTKYLPVQSKM, encoded by the exons ATGGACTTGGAAACAGTGAAGAAATACTTGGAGAAAGGAGGTGGCGACAACGACGACGAAAACGCCCCAACCATCCATGGCTTCCCTTCCAGATTCTTCGAAAATTTCATTATGCAAGGTCTCCGCGTGGACCTCATCGAAAAGGGTCACCTCCTTTGCTCTATGAAAGTCCCTCCACGTTTACTG AACGCTGGTAATTTCTTGCATGGTGGAGCCACGGCATCTCTGGTGGACATGATTGGTTCAGGGGTTTTATACACTTATGGAGTTAGTTCCAGCGGAGTTTCTGTTGAAATTAATGTCACTTACTTGGATTCTGCTTATGTTGAT GAGGAAATTGAGATAGAGGCTAGGGCATTGCGTGTTGGGAAGACTGTTGCTGTTGTCAGTGTTGAATTTAGGAAGAAAGAAACTGGGAAAATTGTTGCACAGGGGCGTCATACTAAGTACCTCCCTGTCCAAAGTAAAATGTAA
- the LOC18612021 gene encoding calcium-dependent protein kinase SK5: MSKTSSGTKPSRVLPYTTPSLADHYSLGKTLGQGQFGTTYLCTHKPTGQQYACKSIPKRKLICQEDYEDVWREIQIMHHLSEHPHVVRIRGTYEDQLSVHLVMELCEGGELFDRIVKKGHYSEREAAKLIKTIVGVVETCHSLGVMHRDLKPENFLFDTVDEDAALKATDFGLSVFYKPGESFCDVVGSPYYVAPEVLRKHYGPEADVWSAGVILYILLSGVPPFWAETEMGIFRQILQGKIDFDSEPWPAISESAKDLIRKMLDRNPKGRLTAYQVLCHPWIVDDTIAPDKPLDSAVLSRLKQFSAMNKLKKMALRVIAERLSEEEIGGLKELFKMIDTDSSGTITFEELKDGLKRVGSELMESEIKDLMDAADIDNSGTIDYGEFLAATVHLNKLEREENLVSAFAFFDKDGSGYITIDELQQACKEFGLSDVHLDEMIKEIDQDNDGQIDYGEFAAMMRTGNGGIGRRTMRRTINLGDALGVMANGSKKIE, translated from the exons ATGAGCAAAACGAGCTCAGGGACAAAACCCTCAAGGGTCCTTCCCTACACGACCCCAAGCCTGGCGGATCATTACAGCCTAGGGAAGACGCTTGGGCAAGGCCAGTTCGGAACCACATACCTGTGCACCCACAAGCCAACAGGGCAGCAGTACGCCTGCAAGTCAATCCCAAAGCGGAAACTGATTTGCCAAGAGGACTACGAGGACGTTTGGAGAGAAATCCAGATAATGCACCACCTCTCGGAGCACCCCCATGTGGTCAGGATCAGGGGCACCTACGAGGACCAGCTTTCTGTGCACTTGGTCATGGAGCTCTGTGAGGGTGGTGAACTTTTTGACAGGATTGTCAAGAAAGGTCATTACAGCGAGAGGGAGGCTGCCAAGTTGATCAAAACCATTGTTGGAGTTGTTGAGACTTGCCATTCTCTTGGGGTCATGCATAGAGATCTTAAGCCTGAGAACTTCTTGTTTGATACCGTTGACGAAGATGCTGCCCTCAAGGCCACTGATTTTGGATTGTCTGTTTTCTACAAGCCAG GCGAATCTTTTTGTGATGTTGTTGGGAGTCCATACTATGTTGCACCAGAGGTGTTACGGAAGCATTATGGACCTGAAGCAGATGTGTGGAGTGCTGGTGTTATTCTGTACATATTATTAAGTGGGGTGCCTCCATTTTGGGCAG AAACTGAAATGGGGATATTTCGGCAGATTTTACAAGggaaaattgattttgattcAGAACCATGGCCTGCTATTTCTGAAAGTGCTAAGGATCTCATACGAAAAATGCTTGACCGCAATCCAAAGGGAAGACTAACTGCTTATCAAGTCTTAT GTCATCCATGGATTGTAGATGACACAATTGCACCCGATAAACCTCTTGATTCTGCAGTATTGTCACGCCTGAAGCAGTTCTCAGCAATGAACAAACTTAAGAAGATGGCTTTGCGA GTTATAGCAGAAAGGCTTTCAGAAGAAGAAATTGGTGGTTTAAAAGAGTTATTCAAAATGATAGATACTGACAGCAGTGGAACAATAACATTTGAAGAATTAAAAGATGGCTTGAAGCGAGTGGGTTCTGAACTTATGGAATCTGAGATCAAAGATCTTATGGATGCA GCAGATATTGACAACAGTGGGACAATTGACTACGGTGAATTCCTTGCTGCTACAGTGCATTTGAATAAACTAGAGAGGGAGGAGAATCTGGTGTCAGCCTTCGCATTTTTTGACAAAGATGGCAGTGGATACATAACTATTGATGAGCTTCAACAAGCCTGCAAAGAGTTTGGATTAAGCGACGTCCATCTTGATGAGATGATCAAAGAAATTGATCAAGATAAT GATGGACAAATAGATTATGGGGAATTTGCTGCAATGATGAGGACGGGCAATGGAGGTATTGGGAGGAGAACCATGAGAAGGACAATTAATTTGGGCGATGCTTTAGGAGTGATGGCTAATGGATCTAAGAAAATTGAATGA